The genome window tataaaaaaaattatgGCATTAATGTGGCATTTAAATTCTACCTAGGGGATTTGGAAAAATTAGAAATTGCCTTTATACACAGGAATGCTGATCAAAACAAAATTGCAAAACATTACATGACGTGTCCAACAAAGTTATGAGGATTTAAAACATTTCTCCCCACAAAACAATACACATTATTTCCATTGCAAATACTATTACAAAGGCTTGAGTCAATAATATCCCACTACAAGAAGTCCACTTCAGTATCACACAATGCCAAATCACAGGCAATTTTACATCTTCAGCTCTTATTCACCAAAGTGTCGAATCTTCTGAGTACATATTTTTATGTATAAAACTTTTCTcgcttttttcctccttcctttatACAGAGTAATAAAAAAGTTAAGGCAAGATGCATCAAACAGAAATCCAAAGGCCATGGATCAGCATCTGCAGATGGTTTGATTCCATGGTGCAGGCAGCGGCTCCTGCTTGCTCTCTGTCTCAGGCATCTTACACTGGCgggaggggaagaggaggtAAACGGTGGTGCAGAGTGTGATAGTGGGGGTGTCAGGCGTACACTAccactcctcctcccctccgatCCCCCTGCCTTGAGTCTGCCAAAACACTCCTCCTTGGCACTTAAGCTGGCAGGCTCAGCTTCTTCCCTTTCAGTACTGAAAAGAGACAGGACAAGTGTTTGTAAATAACAGGAGGGGCAGCAATTACTAAACCATGACACAAGATTGATGGAGCTCAGCAATCACTTATGAACATATGCAAAtattaatggatttaaaaatATGTTGGTCCTTTTGCTGTCTAGTAACTACACTATGTTGCAAGAGAGGAACGCTACAATGAGAAGTTCATTTATGTGGTAAGGCAGTAAGGAACAGTATAGAGGTTATTTGTGTTTAGAGGAATTCAGAGAAATTACAAACTGTAAGTAGTCCAGGTTTGATGTTCGATGTGTAGCAAGACTCACCTTTTGTTACATACAAATAGAAGAAGTCACAGTAGAGGATGGTCTGCACCACTCCAGCAACAATGGCAATCATGTCAAAGAATCCCTCAAAGTAAAACCTCCATATCCAGTTGATGAGATAGAGGGCCCTGTACAGTCCCAGGAAGAACAAGTAATGGGTGGTGATGGTCTCAGCCTCACCCGTCTTGCTGATCATGAAAAGCTGGGGCAAGATGGCCACAGACTCCAAATAGATGGAGAATGTCCACAGTATCTGGGAGatagagagatgagagagtgtGAATTAACTATTGACTGGTGCAATCTGAGGATCCCCTTAATAGATTCCACCATGCTTCTTTTTTTATGGATAAAGTGTTATGGTGTGGCTACACATGCAAAGACATCAGCCAGCCACTGGCAAATCTGTAGTTAAAGAGGTTGTGCTCAGGTCCTTATCTTTTTATTAGCTTTGTTAAAAATTAATTCATGTCTTCTTTTGTACAGCTGTAGCTGACGAACAAAAGACATTTGCATAAGGGTGATTTTAAATATGCAAAGTCAACTTCCCGTAGGCACTGACTGGATGGCAGTGGTCGCCCAGGCTTTTGTGTGTTATCACTCTGTTCTTAGGGTAGATGTACTGTTCTCCAATTTTGGCATATAATCCCTCACGTACTGTTAAAATAACTGATTTGTGATTGATTTGACATGTGCCTTTCATATCAGTTCTCTTCCATAAAGTTTAGATCAGTGGAACTTTCTGTTGATTTACTTACCTCCAGCGGTGAGAAGTCGTGGTTAACCAAGAACGCCAGGCCACCGACAGGGATAACCAGAAACTCCACTCTGAATGTGTCGTGGTTTCCATCATAAGTTGCCTTGAACTTAACGTAAATCAAGTACACTGTGGCATATGCACAACCAATGTAGataatctgaaaaaaaacacaacaccatcaaaacatgacagatTTACGCTGTTCCCATCACCCAATAATGTGAAACAGAACAGCCACAAAATGCTGTTACATCTTGCGGTGCAACTTCATCCTTTAGCAAACACAGGTGTGTCAGCTCAGTGCATTAGGCCATATGTATATAGTTCTTGgggacagtaaaaaaaacaaacacttcagGATGTGAGAACAACAAGGAAGGATCTAGTGTTTCACCTTCATCGTGGTGTTGTagagagagatgaaggaggTGAGCAGGTCCAAGTAGCGTGTGGTGAACACCAGCGCAAACAGGAGCTGACTCTTTCCAGAGATGCCTATGGAGAAACAAAAGAACTTTATATTTATCAGTGTACACTCCTTTCAGTCACTCTGCATGCAAGAGATATGGGCGAGGACTTTAAATTGTAACCTAATGACTTGCACCTACACTCACtagccactttattagggacacctgtGCAGTCTAATTCAAATCAATATTTAATAAGCAGACTACAGTACTGTTTTATTAACGTCTACTCAGTGCAGTCTCTACCCTGACCCCCAATATCTGAACTGATAGTAAGTTACCATACTCAAACCCACTAAAAGTTTGGAAGGGGGAGGGGTGCTCGATGCAGCTAAAGAGCTTGAAAACAACTGACCTGCATGTTGAGCTATCTGATGACATAACTCAGTGAAAGACTGTCTTGCAAGATACAGCCCTAACCTTTGACCATTGGAACATCGGCAGTGCATGTGCAGCAGGtattaaaacacagcaaagaGCACAGTGAAGATAATACTCCATGCAACATTCGGCCGTTTACTTCCGATTCTGATGGGCAAGAAAATAAGTACTCGGTCACTGACTCACTATGCAAATTTAGAGTGAGAACTCTTTGCTGCCACGTCAGACGTTACACTGATCCACTGTACATAGATAACACAGAACAACGTGCAGCTAGATCAGTTCCCCAACAATAGAAAACAAATAGGCCCAATATGCATAGCAAAGAGCCCAGTGGGACTTCGGTCCCCGTGTCCCCAACAAACCTACGTTGTTGCGGGGCCCGCCGCAGTCTCAAAGCTAGCTAGCAAGACAGCTGATGCTAATCAAACTTCCCAACTAGCGTCAACTACTTGTGTTCCTTCTCCTTTCCCCAAAGGTTTCCATTAAACTTTACGTTGCTCATATCAGGTTTTTAACACTAACTGGGTCAAAAATGACAGTCTTCATTTAATGGCATAGCACACCGGTGTAAGTTATGAACAGTGCCGCTAGCTAGCTAAGCTACCTTAGCCAACAACTGGTCACTGAGCCCTCCAAGTGACGAAACGACACAAAAATACGTTTTACGTCTGGCCAACTACACATTATAAGACATAACACATTCTGGGTCATGCAAGTTGTACGTGAAGGTGTAGGACAACTCACCGGCACAAGACCTGGTTTTCCATATTTTTAgcagcaggatgatgatggctgctAGGTGGGAGAGATCGCCGGTTAGCCGAAAGATGTTCATGTTGGAGCGCAACCCCAGCAAAAACAGACCGATTTAAGATACTCTAAATAGCTTAACAGGTCTCCGGTTAACGTCAGGTTATGATATGACGGCTATGAATGACACAATGACACTAGAACAGATCGATACCGACTTCGGAAGACAGGAAAATGGCGAGTAAAAAGCGACGTGGCCTGGGGACGTGGCCAAGTCAACAGGACCCAATACTAGACGGGAAAGCTTGGTGcactcagccaatcagaagacAGGGATGCTTCATTAGCATACGTCATTCTACACATACGCTACGTCATAATTTCTCCTGACCTTTATATACTTAATATAACGCGTAGAAATCTATAATTAAGTTTAAAGTTGAACTCGAAGGCATACATCTGAAGTAAAACATTTTAGGCAGTCCATGTTGGTTGCTTTATAAAAAACAATACATAGAAAATAATTGTGAagtgtaacattttattttgaaagaataggTAACGCTTTTTTACAAATGTAGAATTACAATGTCATAAATTCATCCGTTAAAGTTCAACAGTTTGCTTTCTGCATCTTCTTTTGCAActacaaaaaaacatgactTGTGAAGGTCCAGGTACAGGGTTTAGCTAAACTGtcataataatcatcatcatcatcatcatcagtcatcaTAATCATAAAATTATGAGAAATACTTTTGAATCCAAAAAGTTTTAACAATTTAgaatcaaaatgaaacagaaagacagaagtGAAGTAGAGCATCTTCCTCCTTCAACAGAAGGCTGAACCCACAAGTAATTGCATGCATAACTGCTTAATTCAACACTGTTGgtttttgctgctgcagccctggTCTATAATAACCAGCAGTTAATATTTGGTGGCTAATGGGTGGAACTTGTTAGACATTATAGACCCCTGCTACAGTGTGTCTACAGATATGGACTAAAATCAGTCAAATTACTACAACAAATGTGAATGTGTATGCTGcctgtaaatataaatgcaaagaGAATATCTATAATTAGAAGTTCAGCATTGAGTTAGTTATTTAAAAGAAATACCAAAATCAAAACCTGTAGCCACtgtaactgcttttaattattagCTGTGAAGTGTGTTAGGAGTtgacaataattaaaaaaaatggactTCATGTTGCCTTTCTACCACTAAAAACAAAAGTagcattataaaaaacaaaatcttACTTAATGTTCACTTGAATCAGACATGTGCCTTTACCAGTTCTTTGCACAACACACATAAAagacacaaatgtgtgtttgtaatacTATTAACATAATGataaagacatacagtataaattCACCCCCCCATCATGACAGACATTTTAGACAGGGTGATGTCTTAAAAAGGTTTGGTCTTTGTTGAGGTATGATGGTCACAAAATCTGGCTGGTAAACACAGTACTGAGCTTCATGTAGGACACATTTCTAACCAGAAATTATGTGATTCTTACATCAAGTATGAAATTGCACTAAAATCTTTCCATAATCCACTTTCCAAAAAATTCCAAAGAGTTCAGGTGTATGATATGTAAATGGCTCAACTTTGCTCAGGGAGCAGAATTTCACTATTGTCTGAGACCTTGAGGACAAAGACTGCATCATCGAGGACATAGtaattgttatacatatcccctTCACAAAGGTATGGCAACCGGGTCACAGCCTCCACCTTGAACCCCAGCTTTTGGAAAACCTCACTGGACAAGCTGGTTACTTGCTCTTCCCATGTTTTTCCCTCCAATTTAAGGTGTTCTTTGGGACGCTGCCATTGTCCTCCTGaggaaaagcaaacacattCGTTACAAAGTGAATTGCTCCAAAATGTTTGAGGAATGTGAGAAAATGAATTCCAACAGACCGATTTCCACATATGGCTGGAAGGGAAGCACAACGGCTAAGATAAGTCTCCCTGTTTTGGGAGTTAGAGATCGCTTGATGTCCCGCAAGAGATGTAAAGGATCATTGCAACGATCCAGAAGGTTCAAACAGCTGATCACGTCATACTGGAAACCAGTCTGTTGCCAGTCATCAATACCAAGCACTCTGAGTATataacagcagcacagtgaaagAAAGCCAAACATATAGTACATAGTTAGAAGTTTGAATTTCACAAATACATTTAGCACATTTTTTGAAAAATACAGCATTCATTAAAATGTAGTGACTAtcttctgctgtttttaagGTGTAGCTAAAAGTCATGAAGTTAGTTTAGCTTCTctgtcaaaaaaacaaacagatttagAGCCAACTGGATatcattaattatttaaaatttatacTTTTAACACAAAACAACTCTACACATAAAAATCACATAAATCAATCTTAAGTAATGTATCCAAGCAGTAGGATTGAATTTCAAAAAAGGCCATGTAATAAAGTAAAGGCTACTGACTTGTAATTCCTCCTCTGAAGATGCCATTTCATGGGTACTGAGACTTCAGTTGCATAAATTTCTCGGAAATGGGCTCCCATCACCTGTGTGACActtccatctccagctccaagATCCAAGAGCCTCTCAGCTCTCCACTCTGGGCCGATCTGGAGCAGGTGCTGAAACTGCTCAGAGGAGAAGACAAACATAGAGCCACGGCCCAGGAacctgtaacaaaaaaaaacatgtgatgTCTTTACTGGGCAGTTCTTATATTCTGCCATGTATGTCTGATATAAGGCAGGAGTTCATGTATGCTCCTGCTGCTTGAAGCTTAGGTCATTCCAGGCTTGTATAGTCATTCAGAAATGGGTGGATGTAAGGCACAGTCATCTTCCCACAATGAGA of Betta splendens chromosome 19, fBetSpl5.4, whole genome shotgun sequence contains these proteins:
- the mettl9 gene encoding methyltransferase-like protein 9 codes for the protein MYHRAFLNPPHPQLRTLIFVAWVLGYVAFLLSIRRMWTGKYVRSPLIQSLFVNMASEAPATETLEWYRCCPDLLGESVRPLFVQSHLDTGTKSFLKQSVEKSGWLFTQLYHSFVSTILSPVVSRTSINGFLGRGSMFVFSSEQFQHLLQIGPEWRAERLLDLGAGDGSVTQVMGAHFREIYATEVSVPMKWHLQRRNYKVLGIDDWQQTGFQYDVISCLNLLDRCNDPLHLLRDIKRSLTPKTGRLILAVVLPFQPYVEIGGQWQRPKEHLKLEGKTWEEQVTSLSSEVFQKLGFKVEAVTRLPYLCEGDMYNNYYVLDDAVFVLKVSDNSEILLPEQS
- the LOC114845903 gene encoding ER lumen protein-retaining receptor 2 gives rise to the protein MNIFRLTGDLSHLAAIIILLLKIWKTRSCAGISGKSQLLFALVFTTRYLDLLTSFISLYNTTMKIIYIGCAYATVYLIYVKFKATYDGNHDTFRVEFLVIPVGGLAFLVNHDFSPLEILWTFSIYLESVAILPQLFMISKTGEAETITTHYLFFLGLYRALYLINWIWRFYFEGFFDMIAIVAGVVQTILYCDFFYLYVTKVLKGKKLSLPA